In a single window of the Acidimicrobiales bacterium genome:
- a CDS encoding FAD-binding oxidoreductase → MGERRRSWWGWGWEDEAVPAEQAEKLAAAVASRLQLDDVRVAPPPDLDDVALPASRLAPPDSLAAVCSSAPYDRAGHTYGKSFRDIVRGFSGELRNPPDVVAFPRTEAEVVDILDWCAAAGAAAVPYGGGSSVVGGVECEVGDGYRGAVSIDLTRLDRVLEVDTTSRAARIQGGTLGPVLEEQLKPHGYTLRHFPQSFEFSTLGGWLATRSGGHYASVYTHIDDMVESIRTVTPAGVMESRRLPGSGAGPSPDRLVLGSEGTLGVITEAWMRVQSRPQFRASAGVHFASYDDGVAAVRAVSQSGLFPTNCRLLDVGEALLAGTAVDGALLVLGFESADHPVDAWIARAVELCHDHGGTAPDGVSTSSREGSVGAWRNAFVRAPYTRDALVAMGMIAETFETACTWSAFPDLHAGVTAAVEKALADICGGGWVTCRFTHVYPDGPAPYFSVVAPSKRGSQIAMWDEVKAAAGEALLAHGGTITHHHAVGRDHRPWYDRQRPDLFAAALRAAKTALDPDGILNPGVLLDPPR, encoded by the coding sequence ATGGGGGAGCGCCGACGCTCGTGGTGGGGATGGGGCTGGGAGGACGAAGCGGTCCCGGCCGAACAAGCCGAGAAGCTGGCGGCGGCCGTCGCCTCCCGGCTGCAACTCGACGACGTGCGGGTAGCGCCACCACCCGACCTCGACGACGTGGCGCTGCCTGCGTCCCGCCTCGCACCGCCCGACTCCCTGGCCGCCGTGTGCTCGTCGGCGCCCTACGACCGGGCAGGCCACACCTACGGCAAGTCGTTCCGCGACATCGTGCGGGGCTTTTCCGGCGAACTGCGCAATCCGCCCGACGTGGTCGCCTTCCCGCGCACCGAAGCCGAGGTGGTCGACATCCTCGACTGGTGCGCCGCAGCCGGCGCGGCAGCCGTCCCCTACGGCGGCGGCTCGTCGGTGGTGGGTGGGGTCGAGTGCGAGGTGGGAGACGGCTACCGAGGCGCGGTGTCGATCGACCTCACACGGCTCGACCGGGTGCTCGAGGTCGACACCACCAGCCGGGCCGCCCGCATCCAAGGCGGCACCTTGGGCCCCGTGCTCGAGGAGCAGCTCAAGCCGCACGGCTACACGCTGCGCCACTTCCCGCAGAGCTTCGAGTTCTCCACGCTCGGCGGCTGGCTCGCCACCAGATCGGGCGGCCACTACGCCAGCGTCTACACGCACATCGACGACATGGTGGAGTCGATCCGCACCGTCACCCCCGCAGGGGTCATGGAGTCGCGTCGGCTGCCCGGCTCCGGCGCCGGGCCGTCGCCCGACCGGCTGGTGCTGGGTTCGGAAGGAACGCTCGGCGTCATCACCGAGGCGTGGATGCGGGTGCAGTCGCGCCCGCAGTTCCGGGCATCGGCGGGCGTGCACTTCGCTTCCTACGACGACGGCGTCGCCGCCGTGCGGGCGGTGTCGCAGTCGGGCCTGTTCCCCACCAACTGCCGCCTGCTCGACGTGGGCGAGGCACTGCTGGCGGGCACTGCTGTCGACGGGGCCCTGCTGGTCCTCGGCTTCGAGTCGGCCGACCATCCCGTCGACGCCTGGATAGCCCGGGCGGTCGAGTTGTGCCACGACCACGGCGGCACCGCGCCCGACGGCGTGAGCACCTCGTCGCGTGAAGGCTCGGTCGGGGCCTGGCGCAACGCCTTCGTACGGGCTCCCTACACGCGTGACGCGCTGGTGGCCATGGGGATGATCGCCGAGACCTTCGAGACGGCGTGCACGTGGTCGGCCTTCCCCGACCTGCACGCGGGCGTGACCGCTGCGGTCGAGAAGGCGCTGGCCGACATCTGCGGCGGCGGCTGGGTGACGTGCCGGTTCACCCACGTCTACCCGGACGGACCGGCGCCGTACTTCTCGGTGGTGGCGCCGTCGAAGCGGGGTTCGCAGATCGCCATGTGGGACGAGGTCAAGGCGGCGGCGGGCGAGGCCCTGCTGGCCCACGGGGGCACCATCACCCACCACCACGCCGTGGGGCGCGACCACCGGCCTTGGTACGACCGCCAGCGCCCCGACCTGTTCGCCGCTGCCCTGCGGGCGGCCAAGACAGCGCTCGACCCCGACGGCATCCTCAACCCGGGCGTGCTCCTCGACCCGCCTCGCTGA
- a CDS encoding maleylpyruvate isomerase family mycothiol-dependent enzyme: protein MTLSLSEVGPGLQQEYQAFADLIRSLSDEEWRTPTRCEGWSTGDVAAHVIGTLTDVVNGNLADLGTPETIARQVEERRGRSPEQLAEELEASGKVAADMVGSFSDELWEMPAPPGVEGTLGWGVEALWYDTVVHADDIRTAVGRSSQPGPGIRAAVSHVAIELEKRNWGPATLALEGVEEFPVGSGEGSRVTGDAWQFVLAATGRADGAPFNDVPNIYAD, encoded by the coding sequence ATGACGTTGTCATTGTCCGAGGTCGGTCCTGGGCTCCAGCAGGAATACCAGGCGTTCGCCGACCTGATCCGTTCGCTGAGCGACGAGGAATGGCGCACGCCGACCCGGTGCGAGGGGTGGTCGACCGGTGACGTGGCCGCCCACGTGATCGGCACCCTGACCGATGTCGTCAACGGCAACCTGGCCGACCTCGGCACGCCCGAGACCATCGCCCGCCAGGTCGAGGAACGCCGGGGCCGTTCGCCGGAGCAGTTGGCCGAGGAGCTCGAGGCCTCCGGCAAGGTGGCCGCCGACATGGTGGGCAGCTTCAGCGACGAACTGTGGGAGATGCCCGCGCCTCCCGGCGTCGAGGGCACCCTCGGCTGGGGCGTCGAAGCGCTTTGGTACGACACCGTCGTGCACGCCGACGACATCCGCACCGCCGTCGGCCGGTCGTCGCAGCCCGGACCCGGCATCCGGGCCGCCGTCTCGCACGTGGCCATCGAGTTGGAGAAGCGCAATTGGGGCCCTGCCACCCTCGCCCTCGAGGGCGTGGAGGAGTTCCCGGTGGGCAGCGGTGAAGGCTCTCGCGTGACGGGCGACGCCTGGCAGTTCGTGCTCGCCGCCACCGGCCGGGCCGACGGCGCGCCCTTCAACGACGTGCCCAACATCTACGCCGATTGA
- a CDS encoding TPM domain-containing protein, with product MAPVAVGRKAKVGEAVRAAEAATGIQFCVYLGPLRGDDAHAAAEAMFVERGLADRPGVLLLVAPKEHRVEIVTSPAAAERVPDEACRAAIDVMVEDFRRKRFDRGIVNGIEYLATVAGAGVAPEGAVDLPDVFE from the coding sequence GTGGCGCCAGTGGCAGTTGGTAGGAAGGCCAAAGTCGGTGAGGCGGTGCGAGCCGCGGAGGCGGCCACCGGCATCCAGTTCTGTGTCTACCTCGGTCCCCTGCGGGGCGACGACGCCCACGCCGCGGCCGAAGCCATGTTCGTGGAGCGGGGCCTGGCCGACCGGCCCGGCGTGCTCCTGCTGGTGGCGCCCAAGGAGCACCGGGTGGAGATCGTCACTTCGCCCGCGGCCGCCGAGCGGGTGCCCGACGAGGCCTGCCGAGCCGCCATCGACGTCATGGTCGAGGACTTCCGGCGCAAGCGGTTCGACCGGGGCATCGTCAACGGCATCGAATACCTGGCCACGGTGGCGGGCGCAGGGGTAGCGCCCGAGGGCGCCGTCGACCTCCCCGACGTCTTCGAGTGA
- a CDS encoding TPM domain-containing protein has protein sequence MSVLAALFGLALALPAFTAPVVDEARRVPDDVERSVSAELIDYERRTGNEVAVAVIATTGNASIEDYANDLGEEWKPGSGGRDNGVVVVIALDDRRARIEVGDGLQGDLTDAEAGRIVRDRMVPLLAGGDVGEAVRLGTRAVREALGDDQVGTLPPVAENTEGDDGGATPVFPLLVIGLFALSMVGGQRRRSFGGGVPIFWGGGGFGGGGGGGGGGGFSGGGGGGGFSGGGASGSW, from the coding sequence TTGAGCGTCCTCGCCGCACTGTTCGGGCTGGCGTTGGCGCTGCCTGCCTTCACCGCGCCCGTGGTCGACGAAGCCCGCCGGGTGCCCGACGACGTGGAACGCTCGGTGTCGGCCGAGCTCATCGACTACGAGCGCCGCACCGGCAACGAAGTGGCGGTCGCGGTGATCGCCACCACCGGCAACGCCTCCATCGAGGACTACGCCAACGACCTCGGTGAGGAGTGGAAGCCGGGCAGCGGCGGCCGCGACAACGGCGTGGTCGTGGTCATCGCCCTCGACGACCGACGGGCCCGCATCGAGGTCGGCGACGGGCTGCAGGGTGACCTGACCGACGCCGAGGCAGGGCGGATCGTGCGCGACCGCATGGTCCCGCTGCTGGCGGGCGGCGATGTCGGTGAAGCGGTTCGCCTGGGCACACGCGCCGTGCGGGAGGCGCTGGGCGACGACCAGGTCGGCACCTTGCCTCCTGTGGCCGAGAACACCGAAGGCGACGACGGCGGCGCCACACCGGTGTTCCCGCTGTTGGTCATCGGGCTGTTCGCCCTTTCGATGGTCGGCGGACAAAGGCGGCGGAGCTTCGGTGGCGGCGTGCCGATCTTCTGGGGTGGCGGCGGCTTCGGAGGCGGCGGCGGCGGTGGTGGCGGCGGCGGGTTCAGCGGCGGCGGCGGTGGCGGCGGGTTCAGCGGAGGTGGCGCCAGTGGCAGTTGGTAG
- a CDS encoding type II secretion system F family protein: MTKFKYEATRDDGTVVTGVVKSDTIGGARNALLGKGLDADTLEEKHSKLNIEITKERVPRAELMHLSRQLAAFLRAGIPILEAIEVLRDGAPNRTLRRVLGDIGESLRGGSTFLAAIGEHPEVFPDFYRGMIGAAELTGQLDSVLDQLSHYIERDLEARRKIKSALAYPIVIFVMSIVTVAILTVFVLPRFKSFFASLDAELPLPTRIMLAATDFLGVWWWALGAGAAAVVLAVFLHRRTASGRARWDSLLLKVPVIGETVRFAVIERFCRVMASMVRAGVPLPDAMVVAGDSANNAVFQKALGGARGAMMRGEGIARPIAATNLFPIAAVQMFRVGEDTGSLDDQLQSAATYFEQELDYKVKRMTTLFEPAVIIVMGLVVGFVAIACVSAMYGIFRQTSNLR; this comes from the coding sequence ATGACCAAGTTCAAGTACGAAGCCACGCGCGACGACGGCACCGTCGTCACCGGTGTCGTGAAGTCCGACACCATCGGCGGCGCGCGCAACGCCCTGCTGGGCAAGGGCCTCGACGCCGACACGCTGGAAGAGAAGCACTCGAAGCTCAACATCGAGATCACCAAGGAACGGGTGCCCCGGGCCGAGCTGATGCACCTTTCGCGTCAGTTGGCAGCATTCCTTCGGGCGGGCATCCCCATCCTCGAAGCCATCGAGGTGCTGCGCGACGGCGCCCCCAACCGCACCCTGCGGCGCGTGCTCGGCGACATCGGCGAGTCGTTGCGTGGCGGGTCGACCTTCCTGGCCGCCATCGGTGAGCACCCCGAGGTCTTCCCCGACTTCTACCGGGGCATGATCGGCGCCGCCGAGCTCACCGGCCAACTCGACTCCGTGCTCGACCAGCTCTCCCACTACATCGAGCGCGACCTGGAGGCCCGGCGCAAGATCAAGTCGGCCCTCGCTTATCCCATCGTCATCTTCGTGATGTCGATCGTGACGGTGGCCATCCTGACCGTGTTCGTGCTGCCTCGCTTCAAGTCGTTCTTCGCCTCGCTCGACGCCGAGCTGCCGTTGCCGACGCGGATCATGCTGGCCGCCACCGACTTCCTCGGCGTGTGGTGGTGGGCGCTGGGTGCCGGGGCTGCCGCCGTCGTGCTCGCCGTGTTCCTCCATCGGCGCACGGCATCGGGCCGAGCCCGTTGGGACTCGTTGCTGCTGAAGGTACCGGTCATCGGCGAGACGGTCCGGTTCGCGGTGATCGAACGGTTCTGCCGAGTGATGGCGTCGATGGTGCGCGCCGGTGTCCCGTTGCCCGATGCCATGGTCGTGGCGGGCGACAGTGCCAACAACGCTGTCTTCCAGAAGGCGCTGGGCGGCGCGCGCGGCGCCATGATGCGCGGCGAAGGCATCGCCCGCCCCATCGCCGCTACCAACCTGTTCCCGATCGCTGCCGTGCAGATGTTCCGGGTGGGCGAGGACACCGGCTCCCTCGACGACCAGTTGCAGTCGGCTGCCACCTACTTCGAACAGGAGCTCGACTACAAGGTCAAGCGGATGACGACGCTCTTCGAGCCCGCCGTGATCATCGTCATGGGCCTGGTGGTCGGCTTCGTCGCCATTGCCTGCGTCTCGGCGATGTACGGCATCTTCCGCCAGACGAGCAATCTGCGGTGA
- a CDS encoding LemA family protein gives MEALTSGARSRPRWLIPVAVIGGIVLLLILPLVGSYNGMVDKEAQVDRTFADLDAQLQRRNDLIPNLVGAVRGALNQELAVFGEIARARQNYAGAQSPQQKDAAAGEVSGALGRLLVIMEAYPQLQSNQNIRDLQVQLEGTENRIAQARRDYNGQAGDFNRTIRRFPRSIFAGLFGFDKRDLFTAEPAARTAPTVDLGNSTTTTTR, from the coding sequence ATGGAAGCACTCACGTCCGGCGCCCGATCGCGCCCCCGTTGGCTCATCCCCGTGGCCGTCATCGGCGGCATCGTCCTCCTGCTGATCCTCCCGTTGGTCGGTTCGTACAACGGCATGGTCGACAAGGAGGCTCAGGTCGACCGCACCTTTGCCGACCTGGACGCCCAGCTCCAACGGCGCAACGACCTCATTCCCAACCTGGTCGGTGCCGTGCGAGGTGCCCTCAACCAGGAGCTCGCCGTGTTCGGTGAGATCGCCCGCGCCCGCCAGAACTACGCAGGGGCCCAGTCCCCGCAACAAAAGGACGCGGCGGCCGGCGAGGTGTCGGGTGCCCTGGGCCGGCTGCTGGTGATCATGGAGGCCTACCCGCAGCTCCAGAGCAACCAGAACATCCGCGACCTGCAGGTGCAGTTGGAAGGCACCGAGAACCGGATCGCCCAGGCCCGTCGTGACTACAACGGCCAGGCGGGCGACTTCAATCGCACAATCCGTCGCTTCCCCCGCAGCATCTTCGCCGGCTTGTTCGGGTTCGACAAGCGTGACCTGTTCACCGCCGAGCCCGCGGCGCGCACGGCACCCACAGTCGACCTCGGCAACAGCACCACGACGACCACCCGTTGA
- a CDS encoding prepilin-type N-terminal cleavage/methylation domain-containing protein codes for MTRTDDGFTLIELLIAVTLSTMLVAALGMGVFTYIRTADATANRLGETPQFQVAATRFAADVQRASSVQLTDPAACSVPAGSTLVVGFSASEAGSDLASVADDVFVGVSYSYRTVATSTQKQFVLERSECRGSSTPVATMSFVNSGNPAFVPTATCGPTGCGALATVSLPLHICTANADGTCRDGDVTATLTGARRF; via the coding sequence ATGACGCGGACCGACGACGGGTTCACGCTGATCGAGCTCCTCATTGCGGTGACGCTGAGCACGATGCTGGTGGCTGCCCTCGGCATGGGCGTGTTCACCTACATCCGCACGGCCGACGCCACCGCCAACCGTCTGGGCGAGACGCCCCAGTTCCAGGTGGCCGCCACTCGGTTCGCGGCCGACGTGCAACGAGCATCCAGCGTGCAGTTGACGGACCCGGCGGCATGCTCGGTCCCTGCGGGGTCGACGTTGGTGGTCGGCTTCTCGGCCAGCGAGGCGGGCAGTGACCTGGCCTCCGTCGCCGACGATGTCTTCGTCGGAGTGTCGTACTCGTACCGCACGGTGGCGACGTCCACTCAGAAGCAGTTCGTTCTCGAACGATCGGAATGCCGGGGCTCGTCGACGCCCGTGGCGACGATGTCGTTCGTGAACTCCGGGAACCCGGCGTTCGTGCCCACGGCTACGTGCGGCCCGACCGGGTGCGGCGCCCTCGCCACCGTCAGCCTGCCGCTGCACATCTGCACTGCCAACGCCGACGGCACCTGTCGGGACGGTGACGTCACCGCCACGCTCACCGGCGCCAGGCGGTTCTGA
- a CDS encoding GspE/PulE family protein, whose protein sequence is MALRRAEKVARPAAAPAAIDDEFHVDSGGQRLGELLVARNVVTKTQLIEALLQQSASGKRIGALLVELGALDERALAELLAEQMGVPLVDLRTDIPDPEAVKRLPETVARNVNAVPIRVDGDVIEIAVADPSDHFAKLLSDAANSAVRLCIAPASDIRWAVDNSYRALAGVDEQIQAFEATDSLRRAAAPLEFQQSLAGDDAPVVKVVNLMITQGLRDRASDIHIEPQDRRVRIRYRIDGALHDVLALPANIGPALVSRIKIMAGMNIVEKRRSQDGQIAMDVDGRDLDIRVSTTATIWGEKAVLRLLDKSRTLYRVQDLGMPDDTADTYSKLVHSPFGMVVCSGPTGSGKTTTLYATLAEINDPRKNIVTIEDPVEYVFPSINQIQINEQAGITFAGGLRSILRQDPDIILVGEMRDVETARIAVQSALTGHFVLSSIHATDASAALHRFIDMGIEPFLISSSLRAIVGQRLLRRICTSCAVEATPTAEELAFYEASGGTAKKRFWRGEGCNFCAKTGYLDRIGVYELLRVTERMKSLVLAGAGHDQIRGLAIEEGMRTLRQEAIRLVEEDVTTVDEVMRTVYTL, encoded by the coding sequence ATGGCACTGAGACGCGCCGAGAAGGTCGCGCGCCCCGCCGCTGCTCCGGCAGCGATCGACGACGAGTTCCACGTCGACTCCGGCGGCCAACGTTTGGGCGAGCTGCTGGTGGCGCGCAACGTCGTCACCAAGACCCAGCTCATCGAGGCGTTGCTGCAGCAGTCGGCGTCGGGCAAGCGCATCGGCGCCCTGCTGGTGGAGCTGGGCGCCCTCGACGAGCGGGCGTTGGCCGAGCTGTTGGCCGAGCAGATGGGCGTGCCGCTGGTCGACCTGCGCACCGACATCCCCGACCCCGAGGCCGTGAAGCGCCTGCCGGAGACGGTGGCCCGCAACGTCAACGCCGTTCCCATCCGGGTCGACGGCGACGTCATCGAGATCGCCGTGGCCGATCCTTCCGACCACTTCGCCAAGCTGCTGTCCGACGCCGCCAACTCGGCTGTGCGGCTGTGCATCGCGCCGGCGTCCGACATCCGTTGGGCCGTCGACAACAGCTATCGAGCCCTGGCGGGCGTCGACGAGCAGATCCAGGCCTTCGAAGCCACCGACTCACTGCGCCGGGCCGCCGCGCCCCTGGAGTTCCAGCAGTCGTTGGCGGGCGACGACGCCCCCGTGGTCAAGGTCGTGAACCTCATGATCACGCAGGGCTTGCGCGACCGGGCGTCCGACATCCACATCGAGCCGCAGGACCGGCGGGTGCGCATCCGTTACCGCATCGACGGGGCGCTGCACGACGTGTTGGCCCTGCCCGCCAACATCGGCCCGGCGCTGGTCAGCCGCATCAAGATCATGGCGGGCATGAACATCGTGGAGAAGCGACGCTCCCAGGACGGCCAGATCGCCATGGACGTCGACGGTCGCGACCTCGACATCCGGGTGTCGACCACGGCCACCATCTGGGGCGAAAAGGCCGTGCTGCGCCTGCTCGACAAGAGCCGCACCCTCTACCGGGTGCAGGACCTCGGCATGCCCGACGACACGGCCGACACCTACAGCAAGCTGGTGCACTCGCCGTTCGGCATGGTGGTGTGCAGCGGCCCCACCGGCAGCGGCAAGACCACGACGCTCTACGCGACGTTGGCCGAGATCAACGACCCGCGGAAGAACATCGTCACCATCGAGGACCCCGTCGAGTACGTGTTCCCGTCGATCAACCAAATCCAGATCAACGAGCAGGCGGGCATCACCTTCGCGGGCGGGCTGCGCTCGATCCTGCGCCAGGACCCCGACATCATCCTGGTGGGCGAGATGCGCGACGTGGAGACGGCGCGCATCGCCGTGCAGTCGGCCTTGACCGGGCACTTCGTGCTGTCGTCGATCCACGCCACCGATGCGTCTGCGGCGTTGCACCGCTTCATCGACATGGGCATCGAGCCGTTCCTGATCTCGTCGTCGCTGCGGGCCATCGTGGGCCAGCGGCTGCTGCGCCGCATCTGCACGTCGTGCGCGGTGGAGGCAACGCCGACGGCCGAAGAGCTCGCCTTCTACGAGGCGTCGGGCGGCACGGCCAAGAAGCGCTTCTGGCGCGGCGAAGGCTGCAACTTCTGCGCCAAGACGGGCTACCTCGACCGCATCGGGGTCTACGAGTTGCTGCGGGTCACCGAACGCATGAAGTCGCTGGTGCTGGCGGGGGCAGGCCACGACCAGATCCGCGGCCTGGCTATCGAGGAAGGCATGCGCACGCTGCGCCAAGAGGCCATCCGACTGGTGGAGGAGGACGTCACCACCGTCGACGAGGTCATGCGCACCGTCTACACCCTGTGA
- a CDS encoding prepilin-type N-terminal cleavage/methylation domain-containing protein, with the protein MIRAARDESGLTLVEVLVTVMIMGIAFTVLLGGMGTSVLSSGLHEKQAKVEVEVRRFAELVKQRPYEASGTYAGAYTAPAGFSASMPTPAVCRNGQGHVAPCDEPKVVQLLTLSVASDGGDVTETVEVSKRS; encoded by the coding sequence GTGATTCGCGCCGCGCGCGACGAGAGCGGGCTCACCCTCGTCGAGGTGCTCGTCACGGTCATGATCATGGGCATCGCCTTCACCGTCCTCCTCGGCGGCATGGGCACCTCCGTGCTCTCCTCGGGCTTGCACGAGAAGCAGGCCAAGGTGGAAGTCGAGGTCCGCAGGTTCGCGGAGCTGGTGAAGCAGCGTCCCTACGAGGCGAGCGGCACCTACGCCGGCGCGTACACGGCGCCCGCCGGGTTCAGTGCGTCGATGCCTACGCCCGCCGTCTGCAGGAACGGACAGGGGCACGTGGCGCCGTGCGACGAGCCCAAGGTCGTCCAACTGCTGACGTTGTCGGTGGCGTCCGACGGGGGCGACGTCACAGAGACCGTCGAAGTGTCGAAGCGCTCATGA